One Natator depressus isolate rNatDep1 chromosome 6, rNatDep2.hap1, whole genome shotgun sequence DNA window includes the following coding sequences:
- the LOC141989906 gene encoding LOW QUALITY PROTEIN: serine protease FAM111A-like (The sequence of the model RefSeq protein was modified relative to this genomic sequence to represent the inferred CDS: substituted 1 base at 1 genomic stop codon) codes for MRSNTGASPPALKDIGNMPMSTEKPGTRDPESDDSENSLLXKIINRKFTINLGKNGVEYVVKGKANDSIYTALMALKRIRTHIEKQQGKETYLQGKRQIKGFVKLGMPLKCLPQKSHFAMKFYKVKRDQKGGEQGYRQLDSTRTECVVFYITSTGKKGPDGVQIKKIMLCQELTKVCCKICVFAPKGETIKTALSKDGRFLPLLEEEEWYLVENSETFHYSHYFVNDLDNQSFEVQVVSERAVKARNEQHGGATRERQGEAFYQFNLAVLVQYPELKNQSELIKEFFKEEVRESSKHVKALLELHRKNFSKEAKNSTPVRVHRLLAGLSNSVGYVEWDYNGNRGCATCFVLCDGYILTCHHMVSSVAGPGVEEQHWAEISQSVKVAFSYENKHPKEDDWFYIEPCLEVSDQALDYAILKLKERSSTFPNGLAKYISSPPCSGLIYIIGHPAGKEKSTDGCSIVTPLERGWRCIERLQKGQVEGHSSTSCSTIPESRTSQCISMFTPRGFQEVTANPNIVTYDTSFFCGSSGSPVFDASGCLIAMHTAGYLYNYCKQEHSIVEWSQLIKAILSDIKKKNPEWYKPVLKGHLRDTEAPSGSSEGTAEALHNNREGAPSAETNDVVMESDSDLENEALVADLIPSPRPRA; via the coding sequence ATGAGATCGAACACCGGTGCCAGTCCTCCAGCTCTGAAGGACATTGGCAATATGCCGATGTCTACTGAAAAACCTGGAACCCGAGACCCTGAATCCGATGACAGTGAGAATTCACTATTATAGAAAATTATTAATAGAAAATTCACTATTAACTTAGGTAAAAATGGAGTGGAGTATGTGGTGAAAGGCAAAGCCAATGACAGTATTTACACGGCCCTGATGGCTCTGAAACGTATCCGGACTCACATCGAGAAGCAGCAGGGCAAGGAGACATAtctgcaggggaagaggcagattaAGGGGTTTGTGAAGTTGGGAATGCCCCTCAAGTGCCTTCCTCAGAAGTCCCACTTTGCAATGAAGTTTTATAAAGTGAAGAGAGACCAGAAAGGTGGTGAGCAAGGATACCGCCAGCTCGACAGCACAAGGACTGAATGCGTTGTATTTTATATCACTTCCACTGGAAAGAAAGGGCCTGATGGggtgcaaattaaaaaaataatgttgtGCCAGGAGCTTACAAAAGTGTGCTGCAAGATATGCGTCTTTGCCCCAAAAGGGGAGACCATCAAGACCGCTCTGAGCAAGGATGGACGGTTTCTGCCCCTCTTGGAGGAAGAGGAGTGGTATCTAGTGGAGAACAGCGAAACATTCCACTATAGTCACTATTTTGTCAATGACTTAGACAATCAGTCATTTGAGGTGCAGGTTGTATCTGAGCGTGCCGTTAAGGCAAGGAATGAGCAGCATGGTGGGGCCACTCGGGAGCGACAGGGGGAAGCATTCTATCAATTTAACCTAGCTGTTCTGGTCCAGTATCCTGAATTAAAGAACCAAAGTGAATTGATCAAAGAGTTCTTTAAGGAGGAGGTTCGAGAGTCAAGCAAACACGTCAAAGCTCTGCTGGAACTGCATAGAAAAAATTTTAGTAAGGAGGCGAAGAACTCCACTCCAGTTCGGGTGCATAGACTCCTTGCTGGACTCAGCAACTCAGTAGGGTATGTAGAATGGGACTACAATGGAAACAGGGGCTGTGCCACTTGCTTTGTATTATGTGATGGGTACATCCTCACCTGTCATCACATGGTGAGCAGTGTAGCAGGACCAGGAGTCGAGGagcagcactgggcagaaatTAGTCAGTCTGTCAAGGTTGCCTTCTCTTATGAAAACAAACACCCTAAGGAGGATGATTGGTTCTACATAGAGCCTTGCTTGGAAGTCTCAGACCAGGCTCTTGATTACGCCATCTTGAAATTGAAGGAAAGGAGCTCTACATTCCCAAATGGGTTGGCAAAATATATATCTTCACCACCATGTAGTGGCCTGATTTATATTATTGGCCACCCAGCTGGAAAGGAGAAGTCCACAGATGGCTGTTCTATAGTAACCCCACTTGAGCGGGGGTGGAGATGCATAGAACGCCTCCAGAAAGGGCAGGTGGAAGGCCACAGCAGCACCAGTTGTAGTACCATCCCTGAGAGCAGAACCAGCCAGTGCATCTCCATGTTCACTCCAAGGGGCTTCCAGGAAGTGACTGCCAATCCTAACATAGTCACCTATGACACCAGCTTCTTCTGTGGCTCCTCTGGCTCACCTGTGTTTGATGCGTCTGGATGCCTGATCGCCATGCACACCGCTGGCTACTTGTACAATTACTGTAAACAGGAGCACAGCATTGTTGAGTGGAGCCAGTTGATAAAAGCCATTTTGTCTGATATCAAAAAGAAGAATCCAGAGTGGTATAAGCCTGTGCTCAAAGGCCATCTGAGAGATACTGAGGCTCCCTCTGGCAGCTCTGAGGGCACTGCAGAGGCTCTCCATAATAACCGCGAGGGAGCCCCCAGCGCTGAGACCAATGATGTGGTAATGGAAAGTGACAGCGACTTGGAAAATGAGGCCTTAGTGGCGGATTTAATTCCATCTCCGAGACCCAGGGCCTGA